The Arachis duranensis cultivar V14167 chromosome 2, aradu.V14167.gnm2.J7QH, whole genome shotgun sequence genome has a window encoding:
- the LOC107460325 gene encoding probable hexosyltransferase MUCI70 encodes MYNKNSVSIPISDHESDEHGGVRVHTRRKRKIVIHRGNHDFREKVLRKLLRHWILIIILLASALFVFEAFTIGRKPDSTVTSELRTPNKNGGINSQLALGKEPQHDNLNRLDPPRCLKLLPVEELEHLDIPVTEESNGPVNQVLYVSEGESSFVGRNATFSLARFNLFTGNQTLEQRDTSFEIKESMMVHCGFYSLNGGFKISDEDKTYMQACEVVVSTCAFGGGDDLYQPIGMSEASLKKVCYVAFWDEITLRAQELADHRIGENGFIGKWRVVIVRDLPFVDQRLNGKIPKMLSHRLFPQAKYSLWVDSKSQFRRDPLGVLEALLWRPHSVFAISEHGARSSVYDEAKAVVKKNKAKPEEVEVQLNQYRKDGLPEVKRFIGKKALCEASVIVRKHTPLTNLLMCLWFNEVVRFTSRDQLSFPYVLWRLNAFKYINAFPVCTRKDLVNSMGHIRKAKPLQLQR; translated from the exons ATGTACAACAAGAACAGCGTATCGATCCCTATCTCCGACCATGAATCCGACGAACATGGTGGCGTGCGGGTTCATACGCGACGGAAGCGTAAGATAGTGATTCACAGAGGAAACCACGACTTCAGAGAAAAAGTGTTGAGGAAGTTACTTAGACACTGGATCCTAATCATCATTCTTTTAGCTTCGGCTTTGTTTGTGTTCGAGGCCTTCACCATTGGTCGCAAACCTGATTCCACTGTCACCTCAGAGCTACGAACTCCAAATAAAAATGGTGGAATAAACTCGCAACTTGCATTGGGAAAGGAACCCCAACATGACAACTTGAATCGGCTCGATCCACCGC GTTGCTTGAAGCTTCTGCCAGTTGAAGAACTTGAACACCTTGATATTCCTGTGACAGAAGAGTCTAATGGCCCTGTTAATCAGGTTCTATATGTTTCAGAGGGCGAGTCTTCTTTTGTAGGACGGAATGCTACCTTTTCTCTTGCGAGATTTAATTTGTTCACTGGAAATCAAACATTAGAGCAGAGAGATACAAGTTTTGAG ATTAAGGAATCTATGATGGTACATTGTGGTTTCTACAGTTTAAATGGAGGGTTTAAGATATCTGATGAAGATAAAACTTATATGCAAGCTTGCGAAGTTGTGGTTTCTACTTGTGCATTTGGTGGTGGAGATGATCTCTATCAACCTATTGGGATGTCAGAGGCCTCACTTAAGAAG GTCTGCTACGTAGCATTCTGGGATGAAATCACCTTAAGAGCACAGGAATTGGCAGACCACCGAATTGGAGAAAATGGATTTATAGGGAAATGGAGAGTTGTGATTGTGAGGGATCTTCCTTTTGTTGATCAAAGGCTGAACGGCAAAATTCCCAAG ATGTTAAGCCACCGCCTATTTCCTCAAGCAAAATACTCTCTCTGGGTAGACTCAAAGTCCCAATTTAGGAGGGACCCACTAGGTGTGTTGGAGGCACTTCTTTGGCGCCCACATTCAGTATTTGCCATATCTGAACATGGAGCTCGTAGTAGTGTCTACGATGAGGCTAAGGCTGTAGTCAAGAAAAATAAAGCCAAGCCAGAGGAAGTTGAAGTGCAGTTGAACCAATACCGCAAGGATGGGTTGCCTGAAGTCAAAAGATTTATTGGAAAGAAAG CTCTGTGTGAAGCCTCTGTTATCGTGAGGAAGCATACGCCACTAACTAATCTTCTGATGTGCCTCTGGTTTAATGAGGTGGTTCGATTCACTTCTAGGGATCAACTCAGCTTCCCATATGTCTTATGGCGGCTTAATGCTTTCAAATACATCAATGCATTCCCTGTCTGCACCCGCAAGGATTTAGTCAACAGCATGGGCCACATCCGCAAGGCCAAGCCTTTGCAATTACAAAGATAG